The Alosa sapidissima isolate fAloSap1 chromosome 16, fAloSap1.pri, whole genome shotgun sequence genome has a segment encoding these proteins:
- the LOC121685861 gene encoding protein bicaudal C homolog 1-like isoform X2 — translation MDETDTQIAWPSKLKIGAKSKKDPHIKVCGKRDNVSEAKERIMSVLDTKSNRVTLKMDVSHTEHSHVIGKGGNNIKKVMEETGCHIHFPDSNRNNQAEKSNQVSIAGQPAGVEAARAKIRELLPLVLMFELPALVQADPSSPAVQHLCQTYSFTVSFKPPSRLYGATGVVRGSQNNASAVQRGTALLLEHLAGSLASAVAVSTQLDIAPQHHLFMMGRNGSNVKHISQRTGAQIHFPDLSTAAPLAHRKSTIYIQGSVDAVCLARQHLMGCLPLVLIFDVKEDVEPQCVSALMEQLDVFISIKPKPRQPSKSVIVKSVERNAGNMYEARKVLLGLESGDSTSASINGHSPSSSNGHTSSPTLLCPVGLDILASAGLGLSTLGLLSSAVGPGLNGASAPNSALNGSSVGVGSPSGPCPPSLWTNALTTPSSTQCFSSALMLHQASQASLSSILLSGVQAYTQSTPSPPPGLTPIHKPTGGSAADCHLNGHVKHPGSVYSRISSASLADVVLSPAHCDPAPQSNTHNPAEPLSSKSSSDEGSDTFVEVGMPRSPSHSANGNDLKQMVASCKSSSGKRQTVELLQGTKNSHLHSDCLLSDADSSSSESPMADKRAPGSERAAERAAQQNFERIVLSPQSATYANMQAFDYEQKKLLATKAMLKKPVVTEVRTPTNTWSGLGFSKSMPAETIKELRRANHISYKPTMSTTYEGSPLSLSRSESRECIGNGSESDNWRDRNGNPTGNGTASRIPGHSEFPTSVSSPKRKQNKSVEHYLSSSNYMDCISSMNGTNGCSLNASLKGSELPELFSKLGLGKYTDVFQQQEIDLQTFLTLTDQDLKELGITTFGARRKMLLAISELNKNRRKLFDPPNMRSSFLEGGASGRLPRQFHADMASVSGRW, via the exons ATCCTCACATCAAGGTCTGTGGAAAGAGAGACAATGTGAGTGAGGCGAAAGAGAGAATCATGTCAGTCCTCGACACCAAG AGTAACCGGGTTACCCTGAAGATGGACGTGTCCCACACTGAGCACTCTCATGTCATCGGGAAGGGCGGCAACAACATCAAGAAGGTGATGGAGGAGACGGGCTGCCACATCCACTTCCCCGACTCCAACCGCAACAACCAGGCCGAGAAGAGCAACCAG GTGTCCATAGCAGGCCAGCCCGCAGGAGTTGAGGCTGCCAGGGCCAAAATAAGG GAGCTGCTTCCTCTGGTGCTGATGTTTGAGCTGCCTGCGCTGGTGCAGGCCGACCCCAGCTCCCCCGCGGTGCAGCACCTCTGTCAGACCTACAGCTTCACCGTCTCCTTCAAGCCCCCCTCGCGCCTCTACGGGGCCACCGGGGTGGTGCGCGGCTCCCAGAACAATGCCTCTGCTGTGCAG AGAGGCACGGCCCTGCTGCTGGAGCACCTGGCGGGCTCGCTGGCGAGCGCGGTGGCCGTGAGCACGCAGCTGGACATCGCGCCGCAGCACCACCTCTTCATGATGGGCCGCAACGGCAGCAACGTCAAGCACATCAGCCAGCGCACCGGCGCGCAGATCCACTTCCCCGACCTGAGCACAGCCGCGCCGCTCGCCCACCGCAAGTCCACCATCTACATCCAGGGTTCCGTCGACGCCGTCTGCCTCGCCAGGCAGCACCTCATG ggtTGTTTGCCCCTGGTGTTAATTTTTGATGTGAAGGAGGACGTGGAGCCCCAGTGTGTCAGTGCCCTCATGGAACAGCTGGACGTCTTCATCAGCATCAAGCCCAAACCCAGACAACCAAGCAAG TCTGTGATTGTGAAGAGTGTGGAGAGGAACGCGGGGAACATGTACGAAGCCCGGAAGGTTCTACTGGGCCTGGAAAGCGGAGACTCCACCTCGGCCAGCATCAACGGccactctccctcctcctccaatgGCCACACCTCTTCACCCACCCTCCTCTGTCCGGTCGGCCTGGACATCCTCGCCTCAGCTGGCCTGGGGCTGAGCACTCTGG GTCTCCTGAGCTCAGCAGTGGGCCCCGGTCTGAACGGGGCGTCAGCCCCAAACTCGGCCCTGAACGGGTCCAGCGTCGGCGTGGGCTCACCCTCAGGGCcgtgccccccctccctctggaCCAACGCCCTCACCACCCCGTCCAGCACACAGT gctTCTCGTCTGCCCTGATGCTGCACCAGGCGTCCCAGGCGTCTCTGAGCAGCATCCTGCTGTCTGGAGTGCAGGCCTACACCCAGagcaccccctccccaccccccggCCTCACCCCCATCCACAAGCCCACCGGCGGATCTGCCGCAGACTGCCACCTGAACGGCCACGTTAAG CATCCAGGTTCCGTGTACAGTCGCATATCCTCCGCCTCCCTGGCTGATGTGGTTCTGAGTCCAGCCCACTGTGACCCTGCCCCTcaatccaacacacacaacccGGCAGAACCGCTGTCCAGCAAGTCCAGCTCTGAtgaag GTTCAGACACGTTTGTTGAGGTGGGCATGCCCAGGAGCCCGTCTCACTCGGCCAATGGCAACGACCTGAAGCAGATGGTGGCCTCCTGCAAGTCGTCGTCAGGAAAACGGCAGACCGTGGAACTGCTGCAAGGCACCAAGAACTCTCACCTGCA TTCGGACTGCCTGCTGTCGGACGCTGACTCCAGCTCCTCAGAGAGCCCGATGGCAGATAAGCGGGCTCCTGGCAGCGAGCGGGCAGCGGAGAGGGCAGCCCAGCAGAACTTTGAGCGGATCGTACTCTCACCACAGTCTGCCACCTATGCCAACATGCAG GCCTTTGACTATGAGCAGAAGAAGCTGTTGGCAACCAAAG CCATGTTGAAGAAGCCAGTGGTTACAGAGGTGCGGACTCCTACCAACACATGGAGTGGCCTGGGATTCTCCAAGTCCATGCCAGCCGAGACCATTAAGGAGCTGCGCAGAGCCAACCACATCTCGTACAAGCCCACCATGAGCACCACCTATGAG ggctctcccctctctctgtctcgctccgAGAGTCGGGAATGCATCGGGAACGGCAGCGAATCAGACAACTGGCGGGACCGTAATGGAAACCCTACCGGAAACGGCACAGCAAGCAGAATTCCTGGACACTCCGAATTTCCAACATCCGTCAGCAGTCCAAAGCGAAAGCAGAATAAATCTG TGGAGCACTACCTGAGCAGCAGTAACTACATGGACTGCATCTCCTCCATGAACGGCACCAATGGCTGCTCTCTGAACGCCTCCCTCAAGGGCTCGGAACTGCCGGAGCTCTTCAGCAAACTGGGCCTGGGCAAATACACCGACGTCTTCCAGCAGCAGGAG atcgatCTGCAGACGTTCCTCACACTCACTGACCAGGACCTGAAGGAGCTCGGCATCACCACATTTGGAGCACGCCGGAAAATGCTGCTGGCTATctcag AACTGAACAAGAACCGTCGAAAACTCTTTGATCCGCCCAACATGCGCTCGTCCTTCCTGGAGGGGGGTGCCAGCGGCCGCCTGCCGCGCCAGTTCCACGCTGACATGGCGAGTGTTAGCGGCCGCTGGTAA